The following are from one region of the Candidatus Kinetoplastibacterium crithidii genome:
- a CDS encoding tRNA (cytidine(34)-2'-O)-methyltransferase, whose amino-acid sequence MFNIILVSPEIPSNTGNIIRLCANTGSFLHLVKPISFDMDNAKLKRAGLDYHEWQPVRLHESLDNALDFIGISTDRCFAFTTKAENSFSDTKFCPGDVFIFGRETAGLAKQDIHFLKNNQLLKIPMLITQRSLNLSNAVAVAIYEAWRQNDYNGSFKKQI is encoded by the coding sequence ATGTTTAATATAATATTAGTTTCTCCAGAAATACCATCTAATACTGGTAATATTATTAGGTTATGTGCTAATACAGGATCATTTTTACATTTGGTCAAGCCTATTTCTTTTGATATGGATAATGCAAAATTAAAAAGAGCTGGCTTAGATTATCATGAATGGCAGCCAGTTCGATTACATGAAAGTTTGGATAATGCATTAGATTTTATTGGTATTAGTACTGATAGGTGTTTTGCTTTTACTACGAAAGCAGAAAACAGTTTTTCAGATACTAAATTTTGTCCTGGTGATGTGTTTATATTCGGTAGAGAAACAGCAGGTCTTGCCAAACAAGATATTCATTTTTTGAAAAACAATCAGCTTTTAAAAATTCCTATGCTTATTACACAGCGAAGTTTAAATTTATCAAATGCTGTGGCCGTAGCAATATATGAAGCATGGCGTCAGAATGATTATAATGGATCTTTTAAAAAACAAATTTAA
- the moeB gene encoding molybdopterin-synthase adenylyltransferase MoeB produces MNDQQLMRYARHILLENYGVDQQKKIMNSNILVVGLGGLGSSASIYLASSGIGNMTLIDNDVVDVSNLQRQILHNSKRIGQLKVDSARKTILDLNPEVNVTVFHSRVNEELLNNILAPIDVVLDCSDNFETRYLLNRMCFKFKKILVSGAAIRFSGQVSVYDLRNQNNPCYNCLFPSENVDLLENENCSTTGVFAPVVGIVGSIQASETIKILAGIGSEDESLIGKLLHLNILNMSFKISKFDKDDNCLVCKC; encoded by the coding sequence ATGAATGATCAACAGTTAATGAGATATGCCCGCCATATTTTACTAGAGAATTATGGTGTTGACCAACAGAAAAAAATCATGAACTCGAATATACTAGTAGTAGGTTTAGGTGGTTTAGGTTCATCAGCATCTATTTACCTAGCTTCTTCTGGTATTGGAAATATGACTTTAATAGATAATGATGTAGTTGATGTTAGTAATTTACAAAGGCAAATTCTACATAATTCTAAAAGAATCGGACAGTTAAAGGTTGATTCTGCAAGAAAGACTATTTTAGATCTTAATCCTGAGGTCAATGTTACCGTTTTTCATTCCAGAGTTAATGAGGAATTGCTAAATAATATTTTAGCTCCTATAGATGTAGTATTAGATTGTTCTGATAATTTTGAAACTAGGTATTTACTAAATAGAATGTGTTTCAAGTTTAAGAAAATACTTGTTTCAGGTGCTGCTATACGTTTTAGTGGTCAAGTAAGTGTGTATGATTTAAGGAATCAAAACAATCCTTGCTACAACTGTCTTTTTCCATCTGAAAATGTAGATTTATTGGAGAATGAGAATTGTTCAACTACAGGAGTCTTTGCTCCTGTAGTTGGTATAGTAGGTAGCATACAAGCTTCTGAAACAATAAAGATCCTAGCAGGAATAGGTAGTGAGGATGAGAGCTTAATAGGAAAACTTCTTCATTTAAATATTCTTAATATGAGTTTTAAAATATCCAAATTTGATAAAGATGATAATTGTTTAGTGTGTAAGTGCTAA
- the rpmA gene encoding 50S ribosomal protein L27: MAHKKGGGSTRNGRDSESKRLGVKMFGGQQITAGSIIVRQRGTKFHPGINVGIGKDHTLFALKNGIIQFKVKGLLKKQTVSVL, translated from the coding sequence ATGGCACATAAAAAAGGCGGAGGCTCTACTCGAAATGGGCGTGACTCAGAATCAAAAAGATTAGGAGTTAAAATGTTCGGCGGACAACAAATTACCGCTGGATCAATAATTGTTCGCCAAAGAGGAACAAAATTTCATCCAGGAATTAATGTAGGAATAGGTAAAGACCATACATTATTTGCTTTAAAAAATGGAATAATACAATTTAAAGTAAAAGGTCTACTAAAGAAACAAACTGTTTCAGTTTTATAA
- a CDS encoding NAD(P)-dependent glycerol-3-phosphate dehydrogenase: MDIDITNKKKSLNVLVLGSGSWGTSLALATNKNYSTCLWSRDSNQVQNMYKNKENSKYLPGIKLPTNLKITDDIDNSLLTLINKENKSLIIVSVPISGIKNICSILLEKITKLNLIDTPIIWTSKGFENNSSNLLHEIIEQNLNITNLKYGILSGPSFAKEVALELPTALTIASKNTEVCELVIRALHSKSLRVYASNDIIGVEVGGALKNVIAIACGISDGLKLGSNARAALITRGLHEIKRFGIALGAQENTFLGLSCLGDLVLTSTGDLSRNRNIGIQIGQGFPIKNVINSNITTEGVKCALAIKNRAKKLNIELPIIETVCSILFEQLDPKQAVSILLQRKSKYENI; this comes from the coding sequence ATGGATATTGATATTACAAATAAAAAAAAATCTTTAAATGTACTCGTTCTTGGTTCTGGTAGCTGGGGAACATCACTTGCTCTAGCCACTAATAAAAACTATAGCACCTGTTTATGGTCAAGAGATAGTAACCAAGTACAAAACATGTATAAAAATAAAGAAAATTCTAAGTACTTACCTGGAATAAAATTACCTACTAACCTTAAAATTACAGATGATATAGATAATTCTTTGTTAACATTAATAAATAAAGAAAATAAATCTTTGATTATAGTAAGCGTACCTATATCTGGCATCAAAAATATTTGTTCTATATTACTAGAAAAAATAACCAAGTTAAATCTCATAGATACTCCAATTATTTGGACATCTAAAGGATTTGAAAATAATAGCAGTAATTTATTGCATGAAATCATAGAACAAAATTTAAACATAACAAATTTGAAATATGGAATTCTTTCTGGTCCTTCTTTCGCAAAAGAAGTAGCATTAGAACTACCCACTGCTCTAACCATTGCTAGCAAGAATACTGAGGTTTGCGAATTAGTTATACGAGCTTTACATAGTAAATCATTACGCGTTTATGCTAGTAACGATATAATTGGAGTCGAAGTAGGAGGAGCTTTAAAAAATGTTATTGCAATAGCCTGTGGTATTTCAGATGGACTTAAGCTTGGTTCGAATGCCAGAGCTGCCCTTATAACAAGAGGGCTACACGAGATAAAACGTTTTGGAATTGCATTAGGCGCGCAAGAAAATACCTTCTTAGGATTATCTTGTTTGGGAGATTTAGTTCTAACATCCACAGGTGATTTATCAAGAAATAGAAATATAGGAATTCAAATTGGACAAGGTTTTCCAATTAAAAATGTAATAAATTCTAATATTACAACTGAAGGTGTCAAATGTGCTCTTGCTATAAAAAATAGAGCAAAAAAATTAAATATAGAGCTACCAATTATAGAAACTGTTTGCTCAATATTGTTTGAACAATTAGATCCAAAACAAGCAGTATCCATATTATTACAAAGAAAGTCAAAATATGAGAATATTTAA
- the gpmA gene encoding 2,3-diphosphoglycerate-dependent phosphoglycerate mutase: MYKLVLMRHGESEWNAENRFTGWSDVDLTTKGRQQANKAGLLMKEAGYNFDLAYASMLKRAIRTLWIALDSMDIMHTPIGLSWRLNERHYGQLQGLNKSDTAKKYGEEQVLIWRRSYDIAPEPLSLEDSRHPRFDSRYSKIPEKYLPLSECLKDTVNRVVPFWNESISSAIRSGRNVLVVAHGNSLRALIKHIDNIPDEDIMNLNIPTGQPLVYELDKDLKVIRSYYLGNSGDIEKSLDAVRNQGKA, encoded by the coding sequence ATGTATAAGTTGGTCTTAATGCGCCATGGAGAAAGTGAATGGAATGCAGAAAATCGATTTACTGGGTGGTCTGATGTTGATTTAACAACAAAAGGACGTCAACAAGCTAACAAAGCTGGCCTCCTTATGAAGGAGGCTGGTTATAATTTTGATTTGGCTTATGCTTCTATGTTGAAAAGAGCAATAAGGACTTTATGGATAGCTTTAGATAGTATGGATATTATGCATACTCCTATAGGTTTGAGTTGGCGTCTTAATGAAAGGCATTACGGACAATTACAGGGTTTAAATAAATCGGATACGGCTAAGAAATATGGAGAGGAGCAAGTATTAATATGGCGACGTTCATATGATATTGCTCCTGAGCCTTTATCTTTGGAAGATAGTCGTCATCCTAGATTTGACTCTAGATACAGCAAAATTCCAGAAAAATATCTGCCTTTATCTGAATGTTTAAAAGATACTGTAAATAGAGTAGTGCCTTTCTGGAATGAGTCTATATCTTCAGCTATACGTTCAGGAAGAAATGTTCTTGTAGTTGCTCATGGCAACAGTTTGAGGGCTTTAATAAAACATATAGATAATATACCTGATGAAGATATAATGAATTTGAATATTCCAACGGGTCAGCCTCTAGTATATGAGTTAGATAAGGACTTGAAAGTAATTCGGAGCTACTATCTTGGGAATTCAGGGGATATAGAGAAATCTTTAGATGCGGTTAGAAACCAAGGTAAAGCATAG
- a CDS encoding S41 family peptidase encodes MKIRRLFIFLVLCCCFIILFFNARSGNLPQKSYSILPLDELRYFSNVFAIIKNNYVENIDDKVMIDNAISGMISNLDPHSSYLNIDDYKEIQSVTDGKFGGLGIEVSFVDGLINVVSVIEGSPADLAGINQGDQIIKIDHMLTQRMTLHEAVKMMRGEPGSSVVLNILRQNPDTILVFNIVRDVVKIDSVRSKIMNGDMLYMRIMHFQDKTMLEMIEHFKQKNNQKKIKALILDLRDNPGGLLSSAIEVAGIFLDSDTLIVSTRGRTVDSNIDYFSCNEDRYSSFANIRSLLRNIPMLVLVNSGSASASEIVAGAIQDYERAKIFGEITFGKGSVQAVLPLDNSTGLKLTISRYFTPVGKSIQARGIHPDYILTENHSNKSTFKRREIDLKGHLNNINDTSLSEMDAQEQQSDRFYIRKDFNFSDDNDFQLKQAIHIFSDLLTNN; translated from the coding sequence ATGAAAATTAGAAGATTATTTATTTTTTTAGTATTATGTTGTTGTTTTATAATTCTATTTTTTAATGCTAGGTCAGGTAATTTACCTCAAAAAAGTTACTCTATTCTACCATTAGATGAACTTAGGTACTTTAGTAATGTTTTTGCTATTATTAAGAATAATTATGTTGAGAATATTGATGATAAAGTAATGATAGATAATGCTATATCTGGCATGATTTCAAATTTAGATCCACATTCTTCTTATTTAAATATTGATGATTATAAAGAAATTCAGTCAGTTACTGATGGTAAATTTGGAGGGCTTGGTATTGAGGTTAGCTTTGTTGATGGTCTTATAAATGTTGTATCTGTTATTGAAGGATCTCCTGCCGATTTGGCAGGAATAAATCAAGGAGATCAGATAATCAAAATTGACCATATGCTAACTCAACGTATGACTTTACATGAAGCAGTAAAAATGATGAGAGGAGAACCAGGGTCATCAGTTGTATTGAATATATTGAGGCAGAATCCAGATACAATTCTAGTGTTTAATATTGTTCGTGATGTTGTTAAAATAGATAGTGTTAGAAGTAAAATAATGAATGGTGATATGTTATATATGCGCATCATGCATTTCCAGGACAAGACCATGCTAGAAATGATTGAGCATTTTAAACAAAAGAATAATCAGAAAAAAATCAAGGCTTTGATTTTAGATTTAAGAGATAATCCTGGAGGTCTTCTCAGTAGTGCTATAGAAGTAGCAGGAATTTTTTTAGATTCTGATACTTTAATTGTATCAACCAGAGGAAGGACAGTAGACTCAAATATTGATTATTTCTCTTGTAATGAAGATCGTTATAGTTCTTTTGCTAATATTAGATCTTTACTTAGAAATATTCCTATGTTGGTTTTAGTAAATTCTGGATCTGCCTCTGCTTCAGAAATAGTCGCTGGGGCTATACAAGATTATGAAAGGGCAAAGATTTTTGGTGAAATCACATTTGGTAAAGGTTCTGTTCAGGCTGTTTTACCATTAGATAATTCCACAGGATTGAAGCTAACAATATCAAGATACTTTACTCCTGTAGGTAAGTCTATACAGGCAAGAGGTATACATCCAGATTATATCCTCACAGAGAATCATAGTAATAAGTCAACTTTTAAAAGAAGAGAGATAGATTTAAAAGGACACTTGAATAATATTAACGATACTTCATTGTCAGAAATGGATGCGCAAGAACAACAATCTGATAGATTTTATATTAGAAAGGATTTTAATTTTAGTGATGATAATGATTTCCAATTGAAACAAGCAATACATATTTTTTCCGATCTTCTAACAAATAATTAG
- a CDS encoding rhodanese-like domain-containing protein: MNFINFVTQTKNIFFFASALLTGIYLVVISNKKNIFAINVLETINLINNKHAIILDLRIYSNFQKYHIAQSINIQIDSLDSYLKNISQDKNIIFIHDDNSFIEKLIMKLRKEGFINTFYLSNGMDAWISNDLPVIKDLDKK; this comes from the coding sequence GTGAATTTCATAAATTTTGTTACTCAAACAAAAAATATATTTTTTTTTGCATCTGCTCTATTAACAGGTATCTATCTAGTAGTAATAAGCAATAAGAAAAATATTTTTGCAATTAATGTCTTAGAAACAATAAATTTAATTAATAATAAGCATGCAATTATTCTAGATCTAAGAATATATTCTAATTTCCAGAAATATCATATAGCACAATCTATAAATATTCAGATCGATAGTTTGGACTCATATTTAAAAAATATTTCTCAAGATAAGAATATTATATTTATACATGATGATAATAGCTTCATAGAGAAATTAATCATGAAATTGAGAAAAGAAGGTTTTATAAATACATTTTATCTGTCAAATGGTATGGATGCGTGGATTAGTAATGACCTGCCTGTGATTAAAGACCTAGACAAAAAATAA
- the rplU gene encoding 50S ribosomal protein L21, producing the protein MYAVIKTGGKQYRVTTGQKIKIEQIPADIGQEIIINQILLLESDGKVIIGTPTISGATVKATILAQGKHDKIKIFKIRRRKHYQKHQGHRQKYSEIIIKEICTN; encoded by the coding sequence ATGTACGCGGTCATAAAAACTGGTGGAAAACAATATCGTGTAACCACTGGCCAAAAAATTAAGATAGAACAGATACCTGCAGACATTGGGCAAGAGATTATAATTAATCAAATTCTTTTGTTGGAATCTGATGGAAAAGTAATCATTGGCACTCCTACAATATCGGGAGCAACAGTAAAAGCCACAATCCTTGCACAAGGCAAACACGACAAAATAAAAATATTTAAAATTAGACGTCGCAAACATTACCAAAAACATCAAGGTCATAGGCAAAAATATTCTGAAATTATTATCAAGGAAATTTGTACAAATTAG
- the secB gene encoding protein-export chaperone SecB: MNQKAKFSLQRIYLKDLSIEMPNAPKIFINLDKYKIDVNIQVDTIKLSENIFESSITSIVKATVDEKIIYIIEATQAGIFEFANLSQQYIDELLSTNCYSIIYPYLRANVSDFISRTSLPSVNLEELDFNYLYKNSTD; this comes from the coding sequence ATGAACCAAAAAGCAAAATTTAGTTTACAACGTATATATCTAAAAGATCTATCTATAGAAATGCCAAATGCACCAAAAATATTTATCAATCTAGATAAATATAAAATAGATGTTAATATTCAAGTAGATACCATTAAACTATCTGAAAACATCTTTGAATCCAGCATAACATCAATAGTTAAAGCAACAGTGGATGAAAAAATTATTTATATAATAGAAGCAACACAAGCTGGAATTTTTGAATTTGCAAATCTTAGTCAGCAATATATAGATGAATTATTAAGTACAAACTGTTATTCAATAATATATCCTTATTTAAGAGCAAACGTTTCTGATTTTATATCAAGAACATCACTACCTTCCGTCAATTTGGAAGAACTAGATTTCAATTATTTGTATAAAAACAGTACTGATTAG
- the obgE gene encoding GTPase ObgE, giving the protein MKFVDEVTIDVIAGNGGNGVASFRREKFIPKGGPNGGDGGRGGSIHAIADENINTLVDFRYTRTFKAKNGENGRGSDKYGAAAEDIFIKVPVGTLIKNANTNELLADLNKHGDIITLAKGGRGGLGNLHFKSSVNRAPRQFTLGEKGENYKIQLELRILADVGLLGLPNSGKSTLISKISNARPKIAEYPFTTLYPNLGVVRVSESHSFTVADIPGLIPGASTGAGLGHLFLRHLTRSILLLHIIDISSINYEKNLSKIEQDFKDILLELSSYSNDLTQKQRWLILNKSDLVLDQNIHELECNIQKQLKWNGPIFTISAITKNGLEKLIYAIHKYLLTIKET; this is encoded by the coding sequence ATGAAATTTGTAGATGAGGTAACAATTGATGTTATCGCTGGGAATGGCGGTAATGGAGTAGCTAGTTTTAGAAGGGAAAAATTTATTCCTAAAGGAGGTCCGAATGGAGGAGATGGTGGAAGAGGAGGAAGCATACATGCAATAGCGGATGAAAATATAAATACTCTAGTAGATTTCCGTTACACCAGGACCTTTAAAGCAAAAAATGGTGAAAATGGAAGAGGCTCAGATAAATATGGAGCTGCAGCTGAAGATATTTTTATTAAAGTTCCAGTCGGAACCTTAATAAAAAATGCTAATACTAATGAATTATTGGCAGACCTTAATAAACATGGAGATATTATTACCTTAGCAAAAGGCGGTCGCGGAGGATTAGGTAATTTGCACTTTAAATCAAGTGTAAATAGAGCTCCTCGTCAGTTTACACTTGGTGAAAAAGGTGAAAATTATAAAATTCAATTAGAATTAAGAATTCTAGCTGATGTTGGTTTATTAGGATTGCCAAATAGCGGCAAATCTACATTAATATCAAAAATATCAAATGCACGACCAAAAATTGCTGAATACCCATTTACTACGTTATATCCAAATTTAGGTGTGGTACGCGTTTCAGAATCACATAGTTTTACTGTAGCAGATATTCCAGGTCTTATACCAGGAGCCTCAACAGGAGCAGGTCTTGGTCACTTATTTTTACGTCATTTAACTAGATCTATACTACTACTACATATTATCGATATTTCATCAATAAACTATGAAAAAAATCTTAGCAAAATTGAGCAAGATTTTAAAGATATTCTTCTAGAATTATCCTCTTACAGTAATGATTTAACACAAAAACAAAGATGGCTGATACTGAATAAAAGTGATCTAGTACTAGATCAGAATATACATGAATTAGAATGTAATATTCAGAAACAACTAAAATGGAATGGTCCTATATTTACGATATCAGCTATAACTAAAAATGGATTAGAAAAACTAATATATGCAATCCATAAATATTTACTCACAATTAAAGAAACTTAG